One Polaribacter sp. SA4-12 genomic window carries:
- a CDS encoding GNAT family N-acetyltransferase yields the protein MIEIRRATVADAIHIALLGRITYTESHGDFVENKNDLLEFYNTYYSVSQIRKELNDAENLFWIVFSDELPIGFAKISLNVNYPNLEDSNSCKLQRLYILNDFIALKIGSQLQDIILKKATDLKFTSIWLTAYYKNTKGIHFYKKYGFEKVGDINFFVGETNYENLVFSKKL from the coding sequence ATGATAGAAATTAGAAGAGCAACTGTTGCTGATGCAATTCATATCGCTTTATTAGGAAGAATTACATACACAGAATCTCATGGAGATTTCGTTGAAAATAAGAATGATTTATTAGAATTCTACAATACCTATTATTCCGTTTCTCAAATAAGAAAAGAATTAAATGATGCTGAAAATTTGTTTTGGATTGTTTTTTCTGATGAATTACCAATCGGTTTTGCAAAGATTTCTTTAAATGTTAATTACCCAAATTTAGAAGATAGCAACTCTTGTAAACTACAGCGTTTATACATTCTGAATGATTTTATAGCATTAAAAATAGGTTCTCAGTTACAAGATATCATTTTAAAAAAAGCAACTGATTTAAAGTTTACTTCAATTTGGTTAACAGCTTATTATAAAAACACCAAAGGAATTCATTTTTATAAAAAATATGGTTTCGAGAAAGTGGGCGATATCAACTTTTTTGTTGGTGAAACAAATTATGAAAACTTAGTATTTTCAAAAAAACTGTAG
- a CDS encoding RluA family pseudouridine synthase, producing MQLTETHIVEKLEKPIRFQEYGVGIFNTIPTKSGIKKAIKKELIFIDGLLATTSKFISGGEKIELYQSEKSSTFERLKLDIEVLFEDDYLAVIYKPAGILVSGNKFVTIANGLTQNLKKSNQSDAVKPQPVHRLDYPTSGLLLIGKTSNSITELGKLFEEKEIQKTYFAISIGKMNLKGIINIDVDDKNALTEFDVLKSVVSERFEFLNLVKLLPKTGRKHQLRKHLLAIGNPILGDKEYFLENKILNGKGLFLHAASLEFTHPFTKEQISISKELPKKFTKIFPDF from the coding sequence ATGCAATTAACAGAAACACATATTGTAGAAAAGCTAGAAAAACCAATTCGTTTTCAAGAATACGGAGTTGGAATTTTTAATACAATTCCGACTAAATCTGGCATAAAAAAAGCCATCAAAAAAGAACTTATTTTTATTGATGGACTTTTAGCAACAACTTCTAAATTTATTTCTGGTGGAGAAAAAATTGAGCTTTATCAATCAGAAAAATCATCAACTTTCGAAAGGTTAAAACTTGATATAGAAGTCTTATTTGAAGATGATTATTTAGCAGTGATTTATAAACCCGCAGGAATATTAGTTAGCGGAAATAAATTTGTAACCATTGCGAATGGATTAACTCAAAACCTTAAAAAAAGTAATCAATCTGATGCTGTAAAACCTCAACCTGTTCATCGATTAGATTACCCAACAAGTGGACTTTTACTAATAGGAAAAACGAGCAATTCTATAACTGAATTAGGAAAATTATTTGAAGAAAAGGAAATTCAGAAAACATATTTTGCGATTTCTATTGGAAAAATGAATCTTAAAGGGATTATAAATATTGATGTTGATGACAAAAATGCGCTTACAGAATTTGACGTATTAAAATCCGTTGTTTCAGAACGTTTTGAGTTTTTAAACTTAGTAAAACTACTTCCAAAAACAGGGCGAAAACATCAACTTAGAAAACATTTATTAGCAATTGGAAATCCTATTTTAGGAGATAAAGAATACTTTTTAGAAAATAAGATTTTAAACGGAAAAGGGTTGTTTTTACATGCAGCTTCTTTAGAATTTACACATCCGTTTACGAAAGAGCAAATTTCTATTTCAAAAGAATTGCCTAAAAAATTTACAAAGATTTTTCCTGATTTTTAA
- the pdxR gene encoding MocR-like pyridoxine biosynthesis transcription factor PdxR codes for MFPYKTIFQLNRKSKQALYLQLSNQFIALIKERKLMPETKLPGSRTLSELLSVHRKTVVACYEELLLQGWVESIPKKGTFINANLPELHQQGFLPKTEISPINNIGFQFYKDKSLERKPIKKEIGFMSLNDGVSDARLTPTEDLARTYRRICSKKEIYKEMSYGSLFGNEKLRITLADYLNKTRGLNINKNNILITRGSQMGIYLSSKLLLNEGDIIVVGQTNYGSADTNFLQRTTNLVRVSVDENGLFTDEIEQICKKKPIKAVYVTSHHHHPTTVTLSAERRIHLLNLSKKYNFAIIEDDYDYDFNYNHSPILPLASHDTNGNVIYIGSVCKTVAPVFRVGYVVAPKEFVNEAANQRRFIDRQGDALLELTFEDFIKSGDLDRHIKKVMKVYKARRDLFCQLLKEHFRTFFSFETPKGGMAVWITLDKKYSWKTVAEVAQKHKLEIGEWQRYDLAKLGHNSIRMGFATYNEEEMYELINRLSKTMNEVIQI; via the coding sequence ATGTTTCCATATAAAACCATTTTTCAATTAAACAGAAAAAGCAAACAAGCATTGTATTTGCAGTTGTCTAATCAATTTATAGCATTGATTAAAGAACGAAAATTAATGCCAGAAACGAAGTTGCCAGGAAGCAGAACTTTATCAGAATTATTAAGTGTTCATAGAAAAACGGTTGTGGCTTGTTATGAAGAATTATTATTGCAAGGTTGGGTAGAAAGTATTCCTAAAAAAGGAACTTTTATCAATGCAAATTTACCCGAGTTACATCAACAAGGATTTTTACCAAAAACGGAGATTTCACCAATAAATAATATCGGTTTTCAATTTTATAAAGACAAATCTTTAGAAAGAAAACCTATTAAGAAAGAAATTGGATTTATGTCTTTAAATGATGGTGTTTCTGATGCAAGATTAACACCAACAGAAGATTTAGCAAGAACGTATAGAAGAATTTGTAGTAAAAAAGAGATCTATAAAGAGATGTCTTATGGATCACTTTTCGGAAATGAAAAACTACGAATCACATTAGCAGATTATTTGAATAAAACACGTGGATTAAATATTAATAAAAACAATATTTTAATAACGAGAGGAAGTCAAATGGGAATTTATTTGTCTTCAAAATTACTTTTAAATGAAGGTGATATTATTGTAGTCGGACAAACAAACTACGGTTCTGCTGATACTAATTTCTTACAAAGAACAACAAATTTAGTACGTGTTTCTGTTGATGAAAATGGATTATTTACTGATGAAATTGAACAAATCTGTAAGAAAAAACCAATAAAAGCAGTCTATGTAACCTCTCATCATCATCATCCTACAACGGTAACTTTATCTGCAGAAAGAAGAATTCATTTATTGAATTTATCGAAGAAATATAATTTTGCAATTATAGAAGACGATTATGATTACGATTTTAATTACAATCATTCTCCGATTTTGCCTTTAGCGAGTCATGATACAAATGGAAACGTAATTTATATTGGTTCTGTTTGTAAAACAGTTGCTCCCGTTTTTAGAGTTGGTTATGTAGTTGCTCCAAAAGAATTTGTAAACGAAGCGGCAAATCAACGTAGATTTATTGATCGACAAGGAGATGCTTTGTTAGAATTAACATTCGAAGATTTTATAAAATCGGGAGATTTAGACAGACATATTAAGAAAGTGATGAAAGTTTACAAGGCCAGAAGAGATTTGTTTTGTCAACTTTTAAAGGAACATTTTCGAACTTTTTTTTCTTTTGAAACTCCTAAAGGAGGAATGGCGGTTTGGATTACATTAGATAAAAAGTATTCATGGAAAACAGTTGCTGAAGTTGCCCAAAAACATAAATTAGAAATAGGAGAGTGGCAACGCTATGATTTAGCAAAATTAGGTCATAATTCTATCAGAATGGGTTTTGCAACTTATAATGAAGAAGAAATGTACGAGTTGATAAACAGACTGTCTAAAACGATGAATGAAGTTATTCAAATTTAA
- a CDS encoding GNAT family N-acetyltransferase, which produces MIKLEKFNVLDYDRLINWIDSEELMIQFGGPLFSFPMTHQQLDEYVTNEKRLIYKVIDIETQKVIGHAELNDIDSTNKNARICRILVGDTSSRNKGFGKQIIDAVVKIGFDELNLHRIDLGVYDFNKQAIKCYENCGFEIEGLFKENMKVGNDYWSTYNMSILNTKKE; this is translated from the coding sequence ATGATTAAATTAGAAAAATTTAATGTTTTAGATTATGATCGATTAATTAATTGGATTGATTCCGAAGAATTAATGATTCAATTTGGCGGGCCTTTATTTAGTTTCCCGATGACACATCAACAATTAGATGAATATGTTACCAATGAAAAAAGACTAATCTATAAAGTTATAGATATTGAAACACAGAAAGTAATTGGTCATGCTGAATTAAATGACATCGATTCTACAAATAAAAATGCACGAATTTGTAGAATTTTAGTTGGTGATACATCAAGTAGAAATAAAGGTTTTGGCAAACAAATTATTGATGCTGTGGTAAAAATAGGTTTCGATGAATTAAATTTACATCGTATCGACTTAGGAGTTTATGATTTTAATAAACAAGCCATAAAGTGTTATGAAAATTGTGGTTTTGAAATTGAAGGATTATTTAAAGAAAATATGAAAGTTGGTAATGACTATTGGTCTACTTACAATATGAGTATCCTAAATACCAAAAAAGAATAA
- a CDS encoding DUF1272 domain-containing protein, with protein MLEIRPNCEHCNKELPNTSTEAMICTFECTYCKTCALEVFENVCPNCTGNFVERPIRPSKFMGKHPASTKRIFKPKDLVIEKVNTEKYKNINPKER; from the coding sequence ATGTTAGAAATTAGGCCAAATTGCGAGCATTGTAATAAAGAGTTACCAAACACATCTACAGAAGCAATGATTTGCACTTTTGAATGTACGTATTGCAAAACATGTGCTTTAGAAGTTTTCGAGAATGTTTGTCCGAATTGTACCGGTAATTTTGTTGAACGACCTATTCGTCCATCAAAATTTATGGGAAAACATCCTGCTTCAACAAAGAGAATTTTTAAACCTAAAGATTTAGTGATCGAAAAAGTAAATACTGAAAAGTATAAAAACATCAACCCAAAAGAAAGATAA